CGATGGCACGGCCGGGGGCGGCTGTACGTGGCCGGTGCCGTCCTCGCAGCGGTGATCTGCGCGCTGTGCGTCCTGGTCTCCCTGGTGATCTCCATCCTGACGGCATGGCTGGACAACCGCGAGCAGGTCGAGCAGCAGCGCCAGCAGCAGCAGATCGAACAGCAGCAGCGCCAGGAGGAGCGGGAGCGCGCCCAACAGGAGCTCGACGACGAACGGCAGGTGACCCCCTGATGGCCACGAAGTACTCCCGCGTCACCCTGCTGGGCGAGCGCCGCCACGCGGACGTCCTGCTCCCCTCGGACACCCCTGTCGGGGTGCTCATGCCGCAGATCCTCTCCCTGCTCGCGGAGCAGCCCGGCCGCGAGCCGGCGGTGCGGGCCCTCTACCGGGACACCGGCGCCCAGCTCGCCCCCGAGACCACGCTGGGACTCGCCGGGGTCCTGGACGGGGAAACGCTCCGTGTGGCGGCCACCACGACGGCGCCGGATGCGCCCATCGTCTACGACCTCCACGACACCGTGGCGGCACAGACCGACGCCCGCGGACGCTGGGGCAAGCGCGCGCGGCTCACCGTGCTCGGGCTTGTAGCCGTGTTCCTGGGGTGGTGGGCGGCCGTGCAGCTCACGGTCGGCCTCCCGGACGAGGCCTCGGCGCTCGCCCGGCTCGGCATCGGGGCCGGCCTGCTGCTGGCGTCCCTCGGCGTGTCCGTGTGGAGCCGGCGCCGGGCCGTGGCCCTGACGCTGCTCGGCGCCGGCGCCGTGATCGCCCTCAACGGCCACTGGTGGCTCATGGCGGTGCGTGCCATGCCGCTCGCCCCCGCTGTCCTGATCGGCCTCTGCGGTGGCGTCGCGCTCCTGCTGCTGGCCGCCCAGGTCAGCGGGCAGAGGCGGCCGCTGGTCCTCGCCGCCGGCGTGCTCGCGGTCCTCACGGGGGCCTGGGCTGCGGGGCCGACGGCGGCGGGCTGGCTGATCGGGGAGCGCACGGCCTCCGTCCCGGTCACGGTCGGCGCCCTCACGGCCGTCGTCGCGCTGCTCGTGCTCTCCGTGCTGGCCCAGGCGGCCGTCTCCCACGCCGGCCTGGCCGGTCTGGACGACCAGGAGTCCGCCGGGGCCCGCCTGCTGCGCACGGACGTGGCGGCCGCCGTCGCCACCGCGCACCGGTCCATGGTGCTCGGCGTGCTGCTGTGCGCGGCGTCGATCGCGGTCTCCTTCTGGTGGATCTCGGACGACATCGTGCAGCCGGCGTTCTCCGTGCCGTTCAGCGCGGTCCTGACGATCGCCGTGTGGCTGCGTGCCCAGGCGTTCCCGCTCACCCTGCAGCGCGCGCCCCTACTGCTCACGGCGGCCTGGGGCCTGTGGTGCACCGTGCGGCTCACCTCCACGGCGTTCCCGGCCCTGGCGGTGCCCCTGCTGGTGGCCCTCGCCGTCATCGCCGTGCTCCTGGTGGCGCTCCAGGTGGTCACTGTCCCGCCCCACGTCCAGGCGCGCGCCCGGCGCCTGTCCACCACCCTCGAGACCCTCGCCGTGGTGGCCCTCATCCCCCTGCTGGTCGGCTACGTCGGCCTCTACGCCGCGATGCTGGAGACCTTCTGATGACGCGCACTGAGTCCTTCGCCCACGACGCCGACCGGCGCCTGCGTGGCCGCGCGGCCCGCAACCCGGCCCAGTCCGCCCCCCACGCGGTGTGGCACGCCTTCCACCGCAGCACCGACCTGCGGCGCCTCGAGGAGGCCGCCGTCCGCCTCCAGGCCCCCGTGGGCACGGGGCGGAGGATCGCCGTGACCTCCTCCCGCGGCGGCACCGGCCGCACCACGCTCACGGCCGTCCTCGCCCAGACCCTGGGACGCTTCCGGCTCGAGCCGATCGGTGCCGTGGACCTCGACCCGGGGCACGGCGCGCTGCGGCTGCGCCTGGGGCCCCTCGTGGACGGTCCCGACGCCGAGGACGGCGGGGAGGGCGGCGAAGCCGCAGAGCGCGAGGGCGCAGGCCCCGGTGAGCGCGGCGCGGCCACGGCCGATCGCGTGGCCCAGCACATCCGGGATCACGGCACGGGCGGTGCTGCGGACTTCCTCGCGCCCCTCGAGGCCTCCCCCCACCGCGTCTACCACACGGCTGCGCGGACCACGCGGCAGGTGCTCCCGCAGGACCACGTGGCCGGCCTGCTGACGGGCTTCTCACGGTTCTTCCCCGTGACCCTCAGCGACTGCGCGGCCGGGCACCTCCCGGTCGAGACCGCGGCCGCCGTGGCGTCCTCCCACGCCGTGCTGCACGTGGTCCCCGCGGACGCCCTCGCCGTGGACGAGGCCCTGCACTTCCTCACCGCCACCGGCCAGCACACCCGGCGCACCCCCGAGCCGCACGTGGTGGTCGCCGTCGTGCAGCACCGGTCCCGCACCAACGCGGACGCCCGGGACGCGGCGGCGGCCCTGCGCCGGCGCGGGTTCCCCGTGCATGTGGTCCCGTTCGACCGGCACCTGGACACGGGCGTGTCCGTCACGCCACGCCTCATGCTCCCCCGCTCCCGCGCCGTGGCGGC
This sequence is a window from Micrococcus porci. Protein-coding genes within it:
- a CDS encoding EsaB/YukD family protein, whose translation is MATKYSRVTLLGERRHADVLLPSDTPVGVLMPQILSLLAEQPGREPAVRALYRDTGAQLAPETTLGLAGVLDGETLRVAATTTAPDAPIVYDLHDTVAAQTDARGRWGKRARLTVLGLVAVFLGWWAAVQLTVGLPDEASALARLGIGAGLLLASLGVSVWSRRRAVALTLLGAGAVIALNGHWWLMAVRAMPLAPAVLIGLCGGVALLLLAAQVSGQRRPLVLAAGVLAVLTGAWAAGPTAAGWLIGERTASVPVTVGALTAVVALLVLSVLAQAAVSHAGLAGLDDQESAGARLLRTDVAAAVATAHRSMVLGVLLCAASIAVSFWWISDDIVQPAFSVPFSAVLTIAVWLRAQAFPLTLQRAPLLLTAAWGLWCTVRLTSTAFPALAVPLLVALAVIAVLLVALQVVTVPPHVQARARRLSTTLETLAVVALIPLLVGYVGLYAAMLETF